Within Primulina tabacum isolate GXHZ01 chromosome 5, ASM2559414v2, whole genome shotgun sequence, the genomic segment AGACTTGTTGCCTTATATTGGATAgtagttttattttaaaatgagaaaAGACATTTTAGGTCCCTAGTCtttctaggaatttaatttcacTTTCAAATCTTGTACCCCATTGATTATTCCTTTCattttttggataaatcaataaatttattttataaatcaaatattgttGTAAATGGTACAATGATTGATGgtcttttctctatttctttacaaaataataatatcactatgcatgttcaaaaatgtattaaaagatgtgttataaatgaagattcatCTATATCGTGGcacaggagattgggacacatctCCATAGAGAGGATTAAAAGATTAGTGAATGATGGAATACTtagtactttagattttactgattttgatATTTGTGTGGACTGCATAAAGGGAAAGCAGACCAATATGTATAAAAAGGGTGTGAAGAGGAGTAcataaatattagaaatcaaaCGTTCAGATATTTTttgtccagatatggacatgcaaagtccgaaataTTTCATCTCCTTCGTTGATGATTActcacgatacatgtatatTTACATGCTTCATAACAAAAATGAAGCCTTTAAGGTTTTTACGGATGAAGTGGATAAGCAATGTGGAAAACAAATTAAGATCGTGAGACACTACTATAAACTTGTCAGTCTTGTTGTCTTTTTATACAGATGCTTACAATTTCCAACAGAATAATGTGAatatgataaattaattaagtttataCAGCTTAAGTGgtcaacaaacaaaagaagaagatTTACCACATGTACACAACTATACAATTGGCAGATATTGGATCCAAACTATAGAAAGGAATGATGTCTTCAAGGTGCAGAAGTAGTTCGTAACTCTCGTCAAATAAATCATGATAAAAAAGCAGTGATAAATTTTGTTCATCGGTTAGAGCACGTttacaataacaatacaaaaGATGTAAAGATCTTGGCACACTTGAAGACAAACCAATCTTATTTCTGTGGTCgacatttttcttcttttgaaGCTTCTAAACATTGCAAATGTACATATGTTAGCTgcaatattgaattatttatgatactttaaatttaaatataaattgacATTTACCTCATCTTGAATTACTACGAAGTGTGCTGGCCAAGCTACATGTGTTCCAACAGCATCACCAACAGTATCACATTCGTTTGGAATTGGAAATGGCAAATGTGCTAATTTTTCCACAGCATTATCAATGGATACGTGCATGCAAGTAATGGGGGATGGAACACCATGAAATAATTTATCATCCGCATTGACATGGACAATTGTACCGTAGGCAACAATGTTGGTCCTAGATTCCAATGCCAATGCAACCGGCTTGCCCTAGAAGACAAATAATCATGTTATAAATTGATACAAATCATAGTCATGGACAATTGCAATAATCAGATACCTGCAGAAACTCAGCATTGCTCAAAGTTTTCACGTCATCATCATGCGAAGTTGCATAGTTGCTTGCACCCTTTTTGATTTTATCGTCACTCATGGGATGCAACTTTACTAAGCAACTACCTTTTTCTTCAATGTCAAAGTTGCTTGCACCCTTTTTGAACATTTCTTCAAGTCTCTGTATGCGTGCATCTTGATCTGATATGCGTGCATTTTGTTCTGCGATTTGTGCATCTTGTTTTGAGATTAATATCTTTGCCTCCATCAACTCCTTTGTTTGATTAAGAAATATATGGTCATCACCAAAAGGACTCTTCCATACTCTACCAATATTAAAGTAGATGCTTGGAGTGATATGACCTCCAACACCTCTCACACGACCAGAATGTTCATATGAATCCAGAGCTTTCGTAAGGATATCATTTTTTCCCTCTTCATATTGCAACGTACCCTCGATTTTTTGTTGCACATAACCATCCTGTCATGCACAAAAGAACAAGATAATTACTAAAAACAGTTataatgaataaaaattattcattttcaTGTATTGTTTGCTTACAATCTTTTCTATTGCCGATTTCAACTCATCGCCTTCATATTGACCCTTCTTATTGACTCGTCCTTTCTTCCACATAATTGCTCGATTTATATCATCATCGTCACATAACTCATCTGCCTACAAACAATATGTATGTTAtcaacaaatttaaaaatcacATAGCATGGACTTAGTAAACTTTTCGAATTAACTCAGTTTCTCATACTTACTATTTCGTCGGCGAAACGTGCATATCCTTTGCGAGACATACGATGGGGGTATATGTTTTGCTTTCTTCTCTTCTTTTGTTCATCACGCAATTTCTAGTTAATTGAAAATTGCCcacatatatcatatgtcaaTTGAAATAATTTGTTATGGTCTACTAATTTGAAAGTAACAAATTAAGAATCTTACCATGAAGTCATCAGACAAGCGACTGATTACAAATGAACTCCAATCATCTCGTGTAATACCAAACCCAGTAGGTGGTTCTTTCAAATCCTCAGTGTGATCCCGCTTGTTAAAAATGAACTTTTGAGTGAGAAAAGCTTTAAACTGTCGCCACTTGTTATTTGCAGAGTTCAGACATCCCTTCTTCCAGCTTTGATCAACATTGTACGTCAGCTGTAGAAGTCATATTAACCCATAACATTAAACATATCATAACcatatgaaaaataattaaaatagtcaaaaCATTATAACTTACATTAACCGATTCCCATATTAAATCTTTGACATCATTTAGAACCATTTTCCAAGTCTGATAACTTATCTTTACCTTTTCTCAAACAAGAACACCAATATAACTTTGCATCTCACCTGCAAATTCTCCAACTGGCTGTCCCAATTTATTGAACCTCACATCCTTTCTGATTCCATGAACCCTTTGCCTAACAAGCCTATCCAAATGTGTACGGCCTCTAGATGATTTTGTTGTTTCCGTCTCTGTAGATTCCAAAACTGTTTCGCCCCCACAACTATTGTCATTGGCAGAATATGCAGTATTCTGTTTAGGCTTCTCGTTCTTTGACATCCTGCAAGCATTTACAATTTGTTAGGCAATCAGAAAAATGCATTATGCAATGcatgtcataaaaaaattagtactcagttctttatttttctttctacATGAAAATGTAATATGCAGAACAGTAAAGGAATGTAACCTATCATGCTGGTTCAAGTCATTTAGGATTGCACTTAATTATTGTCAATCCAATACCCATCACAATGTTCACGAATGCATGGAGGTTCATTTTCATCTATTCCATCAACATCCATTGATATAAACCCTCGCGTAAAACATTGATAGTGGGATACATCATTCTCCAATTCATCACCATTCATGTAGTGAATATACTCTCTTCTGGGACTTGCAAGTACAACATGCCATGCAGGATCTTGAGGATCTTCAATGTAAAACACCTGCTTTGCTTGACTGCCCAAGATAAAAGAGTCAGACTTGAATCCAATTCTCTTCAGGTTTACCAACATGAAACCAAGATCATCAACTTTAATACCGTTAATATTTTCAACCCAATTACATTTAAACATTGGAATTTGAAACATTTGGTAATCAAGTTCCCATATTTCTTGAATAACTCCATAAAAAATCATGTCTGACACAACTGGATTTTTATCCTTTGCACTAGCAACTTGCATTGTCGTTGCGACTAAGCTTACTCCGGAATTTTGCACAACTCGTACATCATCTCGCTCTTTTGTATGATAAGTGACCCCATCAATCAAATAACTAGAGTATTTTAACACTTGTTTGCTAGGTCCGCGCGCTACCCACTTCAATTTTTCTGAAATTTCACGAATGGAATTGCCAACTGCACTTGCAACCTATATTTCACAAAGTGCTAAAATTTAACCCtaagttttaaaaaaactcCATGATATTGATATTTAGACAACTTACAGTATCACGTAACCAGTTAATAAAGGTTCGGTTATGCTCATCTTGTAACCACCTTTTGGACTTTGCTTTATGGGGAAATTTTGCATCCAAAAATGTCATGTGTTCCCTGATGAAATGATTAAGGATAAGTTAACCAATTGAATGTAAAAGAATAGCAAGAAAGTATTACTAAGTCAAAGAAATTACTCGATATAAGGCTCAACGTCAACATCATTTTCCAGTAGATAACGATGTGCTTGATTCAACTCATCATCACTAGTGTAGTGCATTACTGAACCAGACAGAGGCTTAGTGAGTTGTGCTCTCCGATGCATTGATGGGATACCAATTGTATCTACACTAGACATGTAGTCCGAGCAAAATTCCACAGCCTCTTCAGCAATATAACGTTCGGCTATACACCCTTCAGGCCGATTGCGATTTTGCACATAGCCTTTCAatatcttcatgaatctttcaAATGGATACATATGCCTAAACCAAACCGGTCCACACAATTTTATTTCGCGTACAAGATGAACGGTTAAATGAATCATTATATCAAAAAAAGATGGGGGGAAATATTTCTCCAGTAAACACAATATCATCACAATCTCTCTTTGTATCTCATCCAACTTTGAGACATCTATCACTTTATTGTATAACACATTGAAGAACCCACACAACTGAGTGATAGTATCTCTAACATGTTTAGGTAGGACACCTCGTATGGCCACTGGAAGCAATTGTTGCATCAAAGTGTGATAGTCGTGTGACTTAAGGCCAACAAGTTTCAAGTCCTTCATCGACACGAGGTTTTTAATATTAGATGAGTAACCCGTAGGGACCTTTATTCCAAACAGAGAATTGCAAAATTTTCTATTCTCAGACTTGCTTAGAGTATAACAGGCTGCTGGCAAATACGTTCTTTTCTCCCCCATCTTTGGTATCAAATCAGTCCTCAAATTCATCTCCATGAGATCTGGTCTTGCTGCAACTCCATCCTTCGTTTTTCCTGGAATGTCAAGTAACGTACCGATGAGACTTTCACAAACATTTTTTTCAATATGcatcacatcaagaacatgtcGAACATGTAGATGTTTCCAATACTCAAGTTCAAAGAATATAGATTTCTTTTTCCAACATGATTTCTCATCACCTACCTTCAACTGAAGCTTCCCACTCATTTTTCCCAGACGATaattaattctttcaactctttctaaAACTTCATGCCCAGTTAATGGTTTTGGTGCGAGTTTAAACTCTTGGTTCCCATTAAATGCTTTCTTTTGCCTTCGATATGGATGACTTGTAGGAAGAAACCTTCTATGGACTGTATACACAATTTTTCTACTATGCTTCAACCTCGTCGAATATGTTTCTTCACCACATATTGGACATGCATGATATCCTTTCACAATACAACCTGACATGTTCCCATACGCAGGAAAATCATTGATCGTCCATAGTAACACAGCTCTAAGCGAGAACATTTCTTTTCGATATGCATCATATGTATCAACACCATTAtcccataaaaattttaattcgtCAATTAGAGGTGCTAAGTAGACATCAATATCATTTCCCGGTTGTTTGGGAccagaaatcaacaaagtgagcATCATAAATTCTTTTCATACACAAACTTGGAGGAAGGTTGTAAGTGATCATCACAATTGGCCAACAACTATATGCAGAACTCATCGAACTATGTGGATTCATGCCGTTTGCTGATATGGCCAATCTTAGATTTCTTGGCTCGGAAGCAAAATTTGGCCAGTTGTGATCCACTACTTTCCAAGAGGGTGCATCAGCCGGATGACGCAAGTATCCATCACGAATTCTTTTATCAGCATGCCAAGTTAATTCCTTATATATCACCTTCTGCTGAAACCATCTTTGAAATCTGGGAATAGGTGGGAAGTACCAAAGGACCTTTGCAGGAACTCCTCCATTTATCGTAGAATTTTTACCCAACTTCCACCTTGACATCCCGCAAATAGGGCAACTGGTAAAATCCTCATACTCCTTCCGGTATAAGATACAATCATTAGGACAAGCATGAATTTTCACATAATCCATCCCTAAAGCACATAAGCTTTTCTTTGCATCATACAAAGATAAAGGCAATTCATTGTCATCTGGAAGCATTTGCCCAAACAAACCAAGTAAATCAGTGAAACTTTTATCACTCCAACTATATTTTGCCTTCAAGTTATATAATTTCACAAGTGCAGATAACTTTGTAAATTTAACACATCCAGGATATAAAGGTTTCTCGGCATCTTCAAGTAGCTTATGGAATTGGTTTGGATTCTTAGCATAACTAAAATATGCACCATGTACCA encodes:
- the LOC142544458 gene encoding uncharacterized protein LOC142544458 yields the protein MVLNDVKDLIWESVNLTYNVDQSWKKGCLNSANNKWRQFKAFLTQKFIFNKRDHTEDLKEPPTGFGITRDDWSSFVISRLSDDFMKLRDEQKKRRKQNIYPHRMSRKGYARFADEIADELCDDDDINRAIMWKKGRVNKKGQYEGDELKSAIEKIDGYVQQKIEGTLQYEEGKNDILTKALDSYEHSGRVRGVGGHITPSIYFNIGRVWKSPFGDDHIFLNQTKELMEAKILISKQDAQIAEQNARISDQDARIQRLEEMFKKGASNFDIEEKGSCLVKLHPMSDDKIKKGASNYATSHDDDVKTLSNAEFLQGKPVALALESRTNIVAYGTIVHVNADDKLFHGVPSPITCMHVSIDNAVEKLAHLPFPIPNECDTVGDAVGTHVAWPAHFVVIQDEKLQKKKNVDHRNKIGLSSSVPRSLHLLYCYCKRALTDEQNLSLLFYHDLFDESYELLLHLEDIIPFYSLDPISANCIVVYMCLLRFEPRRAAAIPCTAAAVPPPREKKAGRTTPPLPPPFQAPRGKLRLEIHHVRFEPPTPPPFHSPRGKQNTTTTTVQSTETEEATEIHNCRPLRLCFFSILTGMILLYLC
- the LOC142544459 gene encoding uncharacterized protein LOC142544459, translated to MDKDWMDQDWMSKNRLSHEYEVGVEYFLQFASRNANNPNAMPCPCAKCGNLKTKVIDTIRAHLCCNGIDLTYHTWIWHGERSKFGNSMNDSDRVGQDERKYFTEEPISMVHGAYFSYAKNPNQFHKLLEDAEKPLYPGCVKFTKLSALVKLYNLKAKYSWSDKSFTDLLGLFGQMLPDDNELPLSLYDAKKSLCALGMDYVKIHACPNDCILYRKEYEDFTSCPICGMSRWKLGKNSTINGGVPAKVLWYFPPIPRFQRWFQQKVIYKELTWHADKRIRDGYLRHPADAPSWKVVDHNWPNFASEPRNLRLAISANGMNPHSSMSSAYSCWPIVMITYNLPPSLCMKRIYDAHFVDFWSQTTGK